One Mycolicibacterium sarraceniae genomic window carries:
- the dapB gene encoding 4-hydroxy-tetrahydrodipicolinate reductase, whose amino-acid sequence MRVAVLGARGKVGTTMSEAVRAADDLTLSAEVDAGDALELLTDSDTEVVIDFTHPDVVMDNLKFLIDNGIHAVVGTTGFTDERIGTVRSWLADKPESAVLIAPNFAIGAVLSMHFAQKAAPYFESVEVIELHHPHKADAPSGTATRTAKLIADARKDLPPNPDATSTGLEGARGADVDGIPVHSIRLTGLVAHQEVLFGTLGETLTIRHDSLDRTSFVPGVLLAVRQVAARPGLTIGIEPLLDL is encoded by the coding sequence ATGCGAGTTGCGGTCCTGGGAGCCAGAGGAAAAGTCGGAACCACCATGTCCGAGGCAGTGCGCGCGGCCGACGATCTCACCCTGAGCGCCGAGGTCGACGCCGGTGACGCGCTGGAGTTACTTACCGACAGCGATACCGAAGTGGTTATCGACTTCACACACCCCGACGTGGTGATGGATAACCTGAAGTTCCTCATCGACAACGGAATCCACGCCGTCGTCGGCACCACCGGCTTCACCGACGAGCGCATCGGCACGGTTCGCTCGTGGCTGGCCGACAAGCCCGAATCCGCTGTGCTGATCGCGCCCAACTTCGCGATCGGTGCGGTGCTGTCCATGCACTTCGCGCAGAAGGCCGCGCCGTACTTCGAATCGGTGGAAGTCATCGAACTGCACCACCCGCACAAGGCCGACGCCCCGTCGGGGACCGCGACGCGCACCGCCAAGTTGATTGCCGACGCGCGAAAAGACTTGCCGCCCAACCCCGATGCCACCAGCACGGGACTCGAGGGCGCGCGTGGCGCCGACGTCGACGGCATTCCGGTGCACTCCATTCGGCTGACCGGGTTGGTCGCGCACCAAGAGGTGCTCTTCGGCACACTAGGCGAGACGTTGACCATCCGGCACGACAGCCTGGACCGCACCTCGTTCGTTCCCGGCGTCCTGCTCGCCGTCCGTCAGGTTGCGGCGCGGCCCGGGCTCACCATCGGAATCGAACCGCTGCTCGACCTGTGA